CACCCACGACGGCCGGCCGTTCTTCCACTACTTCGCGCGCTCCTGGATCATCGACGAGAACGGCGAGAAGGTCCGCGACGCCGCGCTCGAGACCGGATTCATCCGCTGCCGCCCCGGTGGCGACATCGAGGTGACGCTGAGCCACAACATCGGGTTCGTGGAGATCTGGCACGGCAAGGCCGGCGACGGCAAGCTCGAGATCTCGACCGACGCCGTTGCGCGTACCGAGAGCGCCAAGGAGTACGTCGGCGGCCACCGCCTCTACGGCAACGTCGAGGGCGACCTGCTCTACGCCTTCGACATGGCCGCCATGGGCCAGCAGCTCCAGCCCCACCTGTGGGCGCGCCTCAAACGAGCCTGAGCCGGCGCAGTTTCACCGCCCGAGCCACGACACGCCCGCTTGCCATACGAAACTGTCGTCCGCGACGCCCGGTTTCGGTCGACAAGTGGTGCTCGTGGGGTCAGAGGTACGGCGATGCTCGGCTCGCGCGCCGCGCTCGGCGGCGCACGCCCAGCAGGTCGGGGTGCGCGCTCGGCATCCGCCGCGCCCGGCCGGAGCGCCACTCACGTCACACTGGTCGCACGAAACCGGGCGTCCGACGGGGGAGAAACGTTCGACGAGCGGGCGTGTCGTTAGTCGGGCGGTGAAGCTGCCGCCCCCAACACCCCTACTCCCACCCCACCATCCCGGCGACCTCCTCGGCGAGGGAGCGGGGGTTGAACGGCTTGGAGATGACGCCCGCGACGCCGAGACCGTCCCAGGGCGGCTGGGCGCCCCCGATGCTGGCCTTGGCGGTGAGCAGAACGATCGGGACGTCGGCGGTGCGGGCGTCGGCGAGCAGGAGCTTGGAGGCCTCGATGCCGTCCATGCCCGGCATCATGAGGTCCATCAGGATCACGTCGGGGCGCCGCTCGCGGGCGATGTCGATCGCCTCCTGGCCGTCGCTGGCCGTCAGCACCTCCCACCCCGCGACGCGGCGCAGCGTCAGCGAGGTGATCATGCGGATGTCGTCGTCGTCGTCGACGACGAGCGCGAGTCGTGGGGTCACGGCAGACGTACTCCCGAGTCTTGGTGCCACCGGGTGGAGGGGTGGACGTCCTGATTGTGGCAGGTTCGTTGTCCGACTCGTGTCGGATACCCCCTAAACTCACTGCGTGCCTCAGCCCGAAGCGCGCCATCTGACGCCCGCACACCCGCGGGACTGGCGCGCGGAGCTGCGGGCACGCGGGCTGCGGTTGACCCCGCAGCGTCGGCTCGTGCTGCAGGCGGTCGAGACCCTGCGACACGCCACGCCGGAGGAGATCCTCACCGAGGTACGCCGTCACCACGACGCGATCAACCTCTCGACCGTCTACCGCAACCTCGAGGTCCTCGAGGAGCTCGGCGCCATCCGCCACACGCACCTCAGCGACCGCGCCCCGACCTACCACGCCGTCACCGACCACGACCACTTCCACCTGGTCTGTCGCGGGTGCGGTGAGGTGACGTCGGTCGAGCTGGCGCTGGCGGCGTCGTTGGGCGACACGCTGCGGGAGCAGCACGGATTCACCGCCGACCTAGGCCATCTGGCACTGTTCGGTCGGTGCGCCGGTTGCGCCTCGGAGACCTCCGCCGACTGAGTAGTGCGGAGGGGCCCGCACGGGCACAGCACGGGGGTGCAAGGGGCGGACCCGGAGGGGGTCCGCGAGGGACGAGGAGAGAGAGCACAGCGTGAACGCACGTTCCAGCGAGGCCGCCGAGGCCTCGGGACGGCTGCACATCACCGTTCGCACCGCCGCCGGCACCGGACGCACGCCGGTCTCGGCGTTCGACGACGCCCTGCACAAGGCCGGCGTCGCCGACTTCAACCTGATCCGGCTCTCCTCGGTCGTCCCGCCGCGCTCCGACGTCGTCGTGAGCGACGAGCCGCTGCCGATGGAGCACGGCGACCGGCTCTACTGCGTCTATGCCGCCGGGCACGCCGAGCTGCGGGGCGAGTCGACCTGGGCCGGGCTCGGGTGGGCGTACGACGAGGACCACGGCGGGCTGTTCGTCGAGCACCACAGCGGCAGTGAGGCGTCGGTGCGGGAGCTCGTGGAGATGTCCATGCAGGACATGGCCAGGCGCCGCGAGCGGGACTTCGGCCCCGTGCACCAGGCGGTCATCGGGGCGCACTGCGTCGACCAGCCGGTGTGCGCGCTGGCGATCGCGACGTTCGAGGTGCGCGGCTGGGATGACGCACGTGCGTGACGCCGGACGACAGGTCAACGGACTGCGCGTGCCCGGTGTCCACGTCGAGCGGCGCACGAAGCTGCCCGAGGACGAGGCCACGGTGCTCTACCCGCACTACGAGCGCACCTTCGGCCCGCTGCGCACGGCCGCAGCCGCGCGCCACGTGCTCAGCCTCGAGGAGTTCGTCGAGGACATGGCCGACGAGCGCATCGACAAGTGGGTCGCCACCGACGGCGAGGGCAACTTCCTCGGCCTGTCCATCCTGGTGACCGATCTCGCGGCGGTGCCGTGGGCCAGCGCGGAGTTCTATGCCGCGCGCCACCCGGAGCACGTCGCCCGCGGTGCTGTCTGGTATCTCGGCTTCACCATGACCATCCCCGGCGAGCAGGGCGGCGGCATCTTCGCCACGATGCTCACCGCGATGATGGAGGCCGCGGTCGCCGAAGAGGTCATCGTCGCCTGGGACATGTGCGAGGCCAACGTCCGCGCCGGTCTCAACGACGGGATCATGGGGATGCTGCTCAAGGGCGCGGGTGCGCCGTCGATCCAGGTCGACACCCAGACCTACTTCACCGCGGACTTCGGGGTCGGCGCCGACTGATCATCCGTTGGTCGAGCCCCGTCGAGACCACGGCGATCGCCGCGATCGCCCCGAGCAGCGCACCGGCGGTGTTGGCGACGACGTCGACGAACTCCGCCGACCGTCTCGACAGCAGCAGCGCCTGCGTGGCCTCGACGGCCATGGAGCCGACGAACCCGTAGGCGGTCCAGTCGCGCCACGTCCGGCCCGGGAACGCCCAGTGACCGAGGAACGTCAGCGGGCTGATGACGGCGACGTTGACGCCGAACTCCACGCGCTTGCCGGCGACCACCGTCTCCGGCGCCCCGCCGGAGCGCAGGACGTCGGCCACCCAGCCGACGGCGCCGGAGGGGAGCTCGACGGCCGGCGTCAGCAAGAACACCGCGACCACGAGTCCCCACGCGACCAGGCACCGGCGGGCGAGGCGTTGGTGGGTCACCTCGTGAACGGTAGAGGTGCGTTGCCGAGGCCTTCACAGTGCCCGGCGGGCCGGCAGGTGGCAGATCGGCAGCTGGGTGGGCCGGCAGGTGAGCGATTAGGGACTGGACACGTGCGACGCGGAGCAGCGGCGGGTGTCCGCCTCGCACGCGTCCAGCTGCCGGGGTCGTCCGCGCGCCACGGCGAGGGCGAACGGCACCATCGCCTCGTCCATACCCATCCATTCCGCGATCTCTGGGGGGAGCGGGCGCCAGGCGGGCGAGGTAGTGGCCATGGCGTACGGGACCATCCGGACGTGACGCCCGCGCAATACGCGCGCAGCGCCAGCAGGCAGGGGTCCCGGTCAGCTCGCCGCAGCGAGCAAGCCGCTCAGTTGGCGGCATGCTCGCAGGAGCCCTCGCAGTCGCACTCCAGCTCCTCGGCGTCGGCGTGGGTGGCCGACTGCAGGGTGAAGCGGAAGGTGCTGCCGACGCCGACCTGGCTCTCGGCCCACACCCGGCCACCGAGCTGGGTGATGATGGCGCGGGTGATCGCCAGGCCCAGACCGGTGCCACCCTGCAGCCGCGCGTCGGAGGAGTCGACCTGGCGGAACCGCTCGAAGATGTCCTCGAGACGCTCGGGCGGGATGCCCCGACCCTGGTCGGTGACGGCGAAGACGACCTCGTCGCCGTCGGGTACGGCGGTGAGCGTGATCGCCGAGCCGGGCTCGGAGAACTTCACCGCGTTGCCGACGAGGTTGGTCAGGACCTGCGAGAACCGGTCGGCGTCGGCGAAGACGGTCCCGTCGATCTCCCCGGTGACCAGCTCGATGCCGGAGGCGCTGACCAAGCCGTCGAGCTCGGTGAGGCTGGCCGCCACCAGGTCGGCGGCCCGGTGGGCGGCGAGGTTGACCACGAAGTTGCCCGACGCCAGCCGCTCGACGTCGACGATCTCGTTGACCAGGCGTCCGAGCCGTTCTGCGCTCTCCTCCGCCGTGGCGGTCAACGCGCTGACCTCCTCGGGCAGGTCGCCGAGCGCTCCACTGGAGATCAGGCCGAGGCTGCCGCGGATCGCGGTGAGCGGCGTACGCAGCTCGTGGCTGACCACCGACAGGAAGTGGTCCTTCATCCGCTCGACCTCGCGGCGCTCGGTGGCGTCGCGGAAGGCGACCACGGCGCCGGACACGGTCCCGTCGACCCGGCTGAGGATCGGCGAGGCGGTGATCTCGACGGCCAGCTCGGTCTGGTCGGCGCGGAGGTAGACGTCCTCCTCGGAGTTGGCGGTGATGGCGTGCTCGATGGCCTCGGTGATGTAGCAGGACTCGACCGGGTAGGGCTCGCCCGACGCCTTCGGGGCGTGGAACAGGTCGTGGGCGTGGGCGCTGCCGAGCACCGCGTCGTCGAGCTGCAGCATCGTCTGCGCGGAGCGGTTGATGAAGGTGATCCGGCCGCGTACGTCGACGCCGTAGATGCCGTCGCCGACGCTGTCGAGCAGTGCCTGGGTCTGCTCGCCCCAATGCCGCAGCGAGGCGGTCTGCTCGGTCACGCGCTGCTCGAGCCCGCGGCGCAGGTCGTGGATCTCCTGGCTCTGCAGGAGCTCGCGACCGAGGGCGGCCCCCACGAGCACGACCCACAGTGCGACGCGGCCGGCCGTGGAGGGACCGTCCGCGGCGAGCGCCTGGACGAGCCCGGCCGAGAGGAGGATGACGAAGATGATGATCGTGCCGAACGCCTCGGCCGTACGACGACGGATCCGGCGCGGTCCGCGCGTGGTCGAGGGCGCCCAGGCCGCCAGGCCGATGAGCGCGTAGCCGGCGACCCAGCCCAGGTCGGTCCAGGTGCCGAAGACGTAGCCCGCGCTCGCCTGCTCGACGACGTAGTTGAGGTCGTCGAGCATGTAGGCCAGGTAGCCGGCCCCGATCAGGCCGAGCGCAAGTCGGTCCGAGCGACCGGCGCGGAGCGCCTGGATGCCGGCGATGGTGGCGACGATGACGTCGAGGACCGGGATCAGCAGCACGGTGAAGCCGTTGATGAACCCACCGTCCGCCTGCTCGAGCAACGGGTCGTAGATCACCGAGCTGGCGATGATCAGCACCGCGGCACCGGCGACGGTGCCGTCGAGGGTCAGCGCGGTGAGGTTGCGCCGCGAGGCGACGCGGGTGAAGTGCAGCAACGCGATCGCCGACACCACCAGGCCGAGCGCGATGGTGGTGTCGGTGAGCCCGTTGGCCAGGCCGGTCGCGAAGCCCCCGGAGACGGTGCTGGCCGCGACGTTGCCGGAGATGACGATGACGCCGGCGAGCGCGATCAGGTTCCAGCCGCGTCGGCGCCGGCCCGTCGTACGGCGAGCGCGGAGCAGGCAGCTGACGGTGGCGGCGAGTCCCGCCAGGACGAGGGCGCCGGAGGAGACGTTGGTGCTGACGTCGCTGCCGGGGAAGCCGAGGGTGATCGCGCCGACGAGGCTGAGCGTCGGGACGGTGACGAAGACGGCCAGGGCGAACGCTCGTGGGGACGGGCTGGAGTCCCACGCGGACGTGGGGTCGTCGTCCCGCGAGGTGCTCGACCTGGTCCTGCGCAGCACGGGCTGATCCGTTCGTCGGGGGAGGGCCTCGAGGTGGGCACGATGCCGCCTGCGAGTGCCCGGCCCACCGTATGGCTCCGCGGTGACCCCCTCAACCTGGCGTCTCGCAGTCGGGGCACGGCGCTCGAGGATCGCGAGTCCCGGTCGCGGCGGTCACAACAAAGCCGGGCCCCAGCGTGTCGCTGGGGCCCGGCTGTGGGGGTGGGACGCGGTCAGCTCTCGATCGCGGCGGGTTGCGCGTCGTCGGCGCGCCGGACCTCGATCTTGCG
The nucleotide sequence above comes from Nocardioides massiliensis. Encoded proteins:
- a CDS encoding FABP family protein, which translates into the protein MPFELPENLHPDCAPLAWMLGTWRGNGHGDYPTIDAFQFGQELIFTHDGRPFFHYFARSWIIDENGEKVRDAALETGFIRCRPGGDIEVTLSHNIGFVEIWHGKAGDGKLEISTDAVARTESAKEYVGGHRLYGNVEGDLLYAFDMAAMGQQLQPHLWARLKRA
- a CDS encoding response regulator, producing the protein MTPRLALVVDDDDDIRMITSLTLRRVAGWEVLTASDGQEAIDIARERRPDVILMDLMMPGMDGIEASKLLLADARTADVPIVLLTAKASIGGAQPPWDGLGVAGVISKPFNPRSLAEEVAGMVGWE
- a CDS encoding Fur family transcriptional regulator — translated: MPQPEARHLTPAHPRDWRAELRARGLRLTPQRRLVLQAVETLRHATPEEILTEVRRHHDAINLSTVYRNLEVLEELGAIRHTHLSDRAPTYHAVTDHDHFHLVCRGCGEVTSVELALAASLGDTLREQHGFTADLGHLALFGRCAGCASETSAD
- a CDS encoding pyruvoyl-dependent arginine decarboxylase, translated to MNARSSEAAEASGRLHITVRTAAGTGRTPVSAFDDALHKAGVADFNLIRLSSVVPPRSDVVVSDEPLPMEHGDRLYCVYAAGHAELRGESTWAGLGWAYDEDHGGLFVEHHSGSEASVRELVEMSMQDMARRRERDFGPVHQAVIGAHCVDQPVCALAIATFEVRGWDDARA
- a CDS encoding VanZ family protein, with translation MTHQRLARRCLVAWGLVVAVFLLTPAVELPSGAVGWVADVLRSGGAPETVVAGKRVEFGVNVAVISPLTFLGHWAFPGRTWRDWTAYGFVGSMAVEATQALLLSRRSAEFVDVVANTAGALLGAIAAIAVVSTGLDQRMISRRRPRSPR
- a CDS encoding ATP-binding protein; translation: MLRRTRSSTSRDDDPTSAWDSSPSPRAFALAVFVTVPTLSLVGAITLGFPGSDVSTNVSSGALVLAGLAATVSCLLRARRTTGRRRRGWNLIALAGVIVISGNVAASTVSGGFATGLANGLTDTTIALGLVVSAIALLHFTRVASRRNLTALTLDGTVAGAAVLIIASSVIYDPLLEQADGGFINGFTVLLIPVLDVIVATIAGIQALRAGRSDRLALGLIGAGYLAYMLDDLNYVVEQASAGYVFGTWTDLGWVAGYALIGLAAWAPSTTRGPRRIRRRTAEAFGTIIIFVILLSAGLVQALAADGPSTAGRVALWVVLVGAALGRELLQSQEIHDLRRGLEQRVTEQTASLRHWGEQTQALLDSVGDGIYGVDVRGRITFINRSAQTMLQLDDAVLGSAHAHDLFHAPKASGEPYPVESCYITEAIEHAITANSEEDVYLRADQTELAVEITASPILSRVDGTVSGAVVAFRDATERREVERMKDHFLSVVSHELRTPLTAIRGSLGLISSGALGDLPEEVSALTATAEESAERLGRLVNEIVDVERLASGNFVVNLAAHRAADLVAASLTELDGLVSASGIELVTGEIDGTVFADADRFSQVLTNLVGNAVKFSEPGSAITLTAVPDGDEVVFAVTDQGRGIPPERLEDIFERFRQVDSSDARLQGGTGLGLAITRAIITQLGGRVWAESQVGVGSTFRFTLQSATHADAEELECDCEGSCEHAAN